GCGACAAGGCGACCGCACGCGCTCACGTCATGGCTCGGGGTGTCCCCGTCGCTCCCGGATTCTCCGCGGTCGGGCTCCGCGACGACGAGATCGCCGCCCGAGCCGCGGAGGTCGGGTATCCGCTCCTCGTGAAGCCGTCGGCCGGTGGTGGCGGCAAGGGCATGGAGATCGCGCAGGATGCCGCGACCCTGCAGGCGGCACTCGACTCCGCGCGCCGGATTGCCGCAGCCGCCTTCGGCGACGACAGCCTCGTGCTGGAACGACTGGTCGCGCGTCCCCGCCACATCGAGGTGCAGGTCTTCGGTGATCAGCACGGCACCGTGATCGCACTGGGGGAACGCGAGTGCACGCTGCAGCGCCGGCACCAGAAGGTGATCGAAGAGGCTCCGTCGGCGGGACTCCCTGCCGCGACGCGCGACGCCCTCCTCGCGCAGGCGGTACGAGCTGCCGAGAGCGTCGACTACGTGGGCGCTGGCACGGTGGAGTTCCTCGTCGATGCCGATGATCCCGCGACGTTCTTCTTCATCGAGATGAACACGCGCCTGCAGGTGGAGCATCCCGTGACAGAGGAGGTGACCGGGCTGGACCTGGTAGAACTGCAGCTTCTCGTCGCGGCGGGTCGTCCACTGCCGGAGCGTGCGACCGCACCCGTCATGCAGGGACATGCCGTCGAAGCACGCGTCTACGCAGAGGCTCCGGCGCGCGGATTCCTGCCGTCGCTGGGAACGATCGTGCAACTCACGGCGCCGGCGGGTGTGCGCGTGGATTCGGCGGTCGAGACCGGCAGTACGGTCTCCGGCGCCTACGACCCGATGATCGCCAAGATCATTGCGTACGCGCCGGACCGCCGCACGGCGCTGGAACGCCTGGATGCCGCTCTCGCGCAGACCGTCGTGTTGGGGGTCGACACGAACATCGCCTTCCTCCGACAGCTCTGTCAGAACGAGCGGGTGCGGGAAGGAGACATTGACACCGGGCTCATCGAGACGCTGCTGCCGATCGCGCCGTCCGCAGCCACCGCCGCGATGCTCGCCGCCGCGGCAGGAGTGACGAGCGGACCCCCGTCCAGCACGCACGTCTCCGCCCTGTGGGCGGAGCGGCCCGGGTGGCGACTCGGCCGGGCGGAACCGCGAGCCGCGCGCTGGTTCCGCACAGATGACGATGAGGTCTTCGAGGTCCCCGAGAACGCGGATACGTCGGGTGCCACGGCGGCCGTGGACGCGGATGGCGCGGTCTGGGTGAGCGCCGGAGGCGACAGCATCCGCCTTCGTCCGATCGATCGCGCGGGACGATTCCGTCTGCGCCGCGCCGCCATGACCCGACAGGATGCCGCACATGACCCGCTGTGCCGTGCGCCGATGCCTGGAACAGTCGTCGCTCTGCACGTCAGCGACGGTGCGGTCGTGCGCACTGGGGACCGGCTCGTCTCCATCGAGGCGATGAAGATGGAGCATCCCGTCCTCGCGCCGCGCGACGGGACAGTCTCCCTGCTCGTCGCCGTCGGCGATCAGGTGCGTCGGGAGCAGTCCGTCGCCCGCATCGTCGCCCCCGAAGAACCATCGGCCTCAGACCCCGAGGCTCCCGACTCTTACAAGGAGCACCTGTCATGAACGATCTCTCCTCTGAAGAACGCGAGCTCGCCGGTCTCGTCCGCGAGTTCGCCGACACCGTCGTCGCACCGCAGTCCTACGAAGCCGACCGCACGCACACCCTGTCGATGGATGTCGTGCGGCAGATGGGGGAGATCGGCCTCTTCGGCCTTCCCTTCCCGGAGGAGTACGGCGGGCAGGGTGGTGACTACTTCGCCCTCTGCCTCGCGATCGAGGCGCTGGGCCGCGTGGACCAGTCCATCGCGATCACCCTCGAGGCGGGGGTGAGCCTCGGGGCCATGCCGATCTTCCGGTTCGGAACCGAGGAGCAGAAGCAGGAGTACCTGCCCGATCTCCTTTCCGGACATGCACTTGCGGGTTTCGGCCTGACCGAGCCCGAAGCAGGCAGTGACGCCGGCGCGACCCGCACGACCGCACGGGAGGACGGCGGCGAATGGGTCATCGACGGCACGAAGCAGTTCATCACGAACTCCGGCACTCCGATCACGCGCTTCGTCACGGTCACCGCGGTCACCGGTCAGCAGGACGGGCGCAAGGAGATCTCCACGATCATCGTGCCGAACGGCACCCCGGGCTTCACCGTCGAACCCGCCTACGACAAGGTGGGGTGGAACGCGTCCGACACGCACCCCCTGACGCTCGACGGTGTGCGTGTCCCGCAGGAGAACCTGCTGGGCGTGCGCGGCGAGGGTTTCCGCAACTTCCTCAGCATCCTCGACGAAGGACGCATCGCGATCGCAGCTCTCGCGACCGGCGCCGCGGAGGGATGCCTCGAAGAGGCGACCCGCTACGCCCAGAGTCGGACGGTTTTCGGCGCGGCGCTGAGCACCCGGCAGAATGCGCAGTTCACGCTCGCCCGCATGGCGGCGCGGGTGCACACTGCACGGCTGGCGTGGCACCATGCGGCACGACTTCGGGATGCCGGTGAGTCGTTCGCCGTGGCATCCGCGATCGCCAAGCTCGTCGCCGGGGAAGCCGCCATGGACAACGCGCGCGACGCCACGCAGATTCTCGGCGGGAACGGCTTCATGAACGAGTTCACCGCCGCCCGCCACTACCGGGACTCCAAGATCCTGGAGATCGGTGAGGGCACGACCGAGGTGCAGCTGCTCGTGATCGCACGGGCCCTGGGCGTGGCCTGAGGCGAGGGGAGCGCTACCGTGGAGAACGTGAACGCGCAGGTAGAGACCCCAGGTCCCGACATCGTGCAGCGGGGGCTGTACTTCGAGGAGTTCGTCGTCGGCGCGCGCTATCTGCACCGGCCAGGGCGCACCGCGACGGAGGCCGACAACGTCCTGTTCACCACCCTCACCATGAACACGCAGGCGCTCCACCTGGATGCGGCGTTCGCGGCGACGCAGGAGCCGTACCGGGAGCGGCTGATGAACTCGATGTGGACGCTGTCGACCATGGTCGGCGCGTCTGTCGCGCAGCTCACGCAGGGCACGCTCGTCGCGCAGCTCGGGCTCGGGGACGTGCGCTTTCCACACCCGTTGCTGCAGGGTGACACTCTGTACACCGAGAGCGTGATCACCGAAAAGCGGCTGTCGGCCTCGCGGCCGGGGCAGGGCATCTGCACGATCGCACACACCGGCCGCAACCAGGATGGCACGGTCGTGGCCACCGCGAGTCGCACCGTTCTCGTCCTCTGCCGCCCCGATCCCGGAAAGTGATGCCGATGTCTCCCTCCTTCGCCCTGGGACCTGCGCTTCTGTTCTGTCCCGCAGATCGTCCGGAACGATACGCATCCGCGCTCACAAAGGCCGATGGCGCCATCATCGACCTCGAAGACGCTGTGCTTCCCGCCGCGAAGGCCGCGGCACGCCGCGCCCTCGTCGACGCGGACCTCGACCCCGAGCGGGTGATCGTTCGCGTCAACGGCACCGACAGCGATGAGTTCGCCGCCGATCTCGCGGCTCTCGCGGAGACGCGTATCCGCACGGTCATGGTCGCGAAGGCCGAAGACGCATCTGCGCTGGACGCGTTCGGTGGGCGCTACGACCTCATCGCGCTGTGTGAGACAGCGCGCGGCGTGCAGGCAGCGCCGGAACTGGCGCGGCATCCGCGGGTCACGGCGCTCATGTGGGGTGCGGAAGACCTTGTCGCCTCGCTCGGCGGAACATCGAGTCGCAATGCGGACGGTCGCTACCGCGACGTCGCTCGCGTCGCTCGGGCCCAGGTGCTGCTCGCGGCAGGTGCGGCGGGAATCGCCGCGATCGATGCCGTCCATCTCGACATCGGCGACGTCTCCGGTCTGGCAAGAGAGGCGGCGGATGCTGCGGCGTCCGGATTCGGCGCGACCGCGTGCATCCATCCGCAGCAGGTGGCCGTCATCCGCGAGGCCTACCGGCCGGATCCGCAGCTCGTGACGTGGGCCCAGGGGGTCTTGGCCTCCGCAGAGGGGGAGAGGGGCGTCTTCCGTTACGACGGGCGGATGATCGACGAGCCCGTGCTCCGCCACGCACGTTCGATCCTTCAGCGCGCCGCCGACGGTACCGTCTAGACGCCGATGAGCTCTTCGGACTGGCCGAGATCCGAAGCCAGCAGATGCACGCCCGCGGTATCCGCGACGAACCGATGCACCGAGCCGTTGAGCAGTCGGCTGCCGTGGGCGGGGATCGTGCCCTTCGATGCATGATGCACGAGCGATCGGATGAGTCCTCCGTGCGTCACCACGATGAGGCGCGGTGCGCGCGGGGCGGTCCGGGCACGGGCGCGACGAGCGATCTCGTCGAGCGCTGCGAGCGCACGCTCGCGCACCTCGTCGAAGCTCTCCGCTCCGGGAACCTCTGCGTGCCAGTCGCCGTAGCGATCGAGGAACTCCTGGACGAGGATCCCCTCCGCCTCGCCGAACGCTCGTTCGTGCAGGGTTGGCGCGATCACCGGCGCAGGGAGCGAGAGCTCGCTCGCGATGACCTCCGCGGTCTGCTGCGCCCGCAGCAGCGGACTTGTGATGACGGCATCGAACGTCTCGCCGCGAAGAGTGTCGGCGGCGCGACGTGCGTCAGCGAGACCCGTCTCATTGAGCGGGATGTCGGTCAGTCCCTGGATGCGGCGGTCGAAGTTCCAGGCCGTCTGGCCGTGGCGGACGAGAGCGAAGAAGGTCACTCCTCGACCCTACCCAGGGCTGTCGGAGTGGACGATGTGAGCGCCCGCGCCAACGCCGGGAGGACTTCACTCGTACCGGCCGCGATCGTCAGCGCCGCCCACGTGTCGACGCGCGTCGGCTCGTGGTTCACGATCACGATCGGCAGGTCTCGACGGCGCGCCCGCTCGGCGAAGCGCACCCCGGAGTTGACGACCAGTGACGTCCCCGCGATGAGGAGCGCGTCGGACGCCCGGAGCAGCGACTCCGCCGTGCGGAAGCGAGAGAGCGGAATCGTCTCTCCGAAGAAGACTACGTCGGGTTTCAGCATGCCTCCGCAGACGGTGCACACCGGCACCAGGAATCCGTCGGTGGCCTCGGGGACCACATCTCCGTCGGGACCCAGAGGGATGTCGTCCGCTGCGGCCAGCCACGGGTTTCTCGCGTCGATCTGCGCGGCGACACTCTCTCGATCGAACACCTGTCCGCACTGCAGGCAGTAGACGCGCCGGCCTGTGCCATGCAGTTCGATGACACGCTGGCTGCCGGCCTGCAGGTGCAGACCGTCGACGTTCTGCGTCATGACGCCGGTCACGGCACCTGCACGCTCGAGCTCTGCGAGCGCGCGGTGCCCCGCATTGGGGTGCACGGCGCTGAAGCGGCGCCAGCCGAGGTGGCCGCCCATCCAGTAGCGGCGACGCGCCGCATCCCCGCTCAGGAAGTCCTGTACGGTCATCGGACGGCGGGGGACTCCCGCGGCACCCCGATAGGTCGGGATGCCGGAGTCCGCGGAGATCCCGGCGCCCGTGAGCACCGCCGTGCGGCGATCGGCCAGCAGATCGACGGCGCGAGCGACCTGCTCATCGATGTCGACCGATTCCATCGCGCGCCGCTCCCTCCGGTGCTCCGCACGTGCGCGCGGTGCACTCCAAGCCTAGGGCGGCATGGCAGAGTGGAGGCCGGTGTCGCAGAACCCACATCACCGCATCGCTGAGAGGTTTTCATGCCCGTCGTCACCATCGAAGACCCGGACGATTCGCGTCTGGATGACTTCCGCAATCTCACCGACACGGCACTTCGGCTGCGCAGTGAGCATGTCGACGGGCTCTACATGGCGGAGTCGACCAAGGTCATCGCTCGCGCTGTCGCCGCAGGCCACCGTCCGCGGGTGGTCATGGTCCAGGAGCGACGACTCGCTGATGTCCGCGAGATCGTCACAGATCCGCAGGTGCTCATCGCGGTCGTGCCGGATGCGGTCGCGGAAGCTGTCACGGGGTTCGATGTGCACCGAGGCGCGCTCGCGTCCATGCAGCGCCCCGCGTTGCCCAGCATCACCCAGGTGACGCAGGGCGCCCGACTCATCCTGATCCTCGAGGATCTGATCGAGCATCAGAACGTCGGTGCGGCCTTTCGCGCCGCCGCCGCTCTCGGGGCGGATGCTGTACTGATCTCCGCACGCTGCGCGGATCCGCTCTACCGGCGCAGCGTCCGGGTCAGCATGGGCACGGTCTTCCAGGTGCCGTGGAGCCGCTTCACGTCCTGGCAGGAGCTGCGGGACGAGCTTCCCATGGTGCAGATCGCTGCCCTCGCGCTCCGGGAGGACGCGGTCACGCTGGAGGAGTACGCGCCTCAGCGGGCGGATCGGGTCGCCCTCGCGCTCGGCACCGAGGGAAACGGACTGAGTGCGGAGGCTCTCGACACGGCGGATGTGGTCGTGACCATTCCGATGTACGGCGGCGTGGACTCGCTCAACGTCGCCTCGGCGGGTGCGGTCGCGCTCTGGGCGCTGCGCCACCCGCCGGCGCCGTAGTCAGTCCTGCTCGGGACGCAGCACGGGCATCGGGTCGGGACGTTTGGCCTCGACGAAGTCGCCCGACGACTGATGGCGGAGGCGTCGCAGCACCCACGGAACCAGGTGCTCACGCGCCCAGGCGACATCGTTGCCCCGCGCCTCGCGCCAGGTGCGCACGGGCAGCGGATCCGGAGCCATCGCCTGAAGATCATTGGGGACGTTGAGAGCACGCAGAACCATTCGCGCGACCTCGTGGTGTCCGAGAGCGTTGAGATGCAGACGGTCGTCCGCGAAGAACCGTGGATCCTGAATGACCTTGAGGCCCCACTGATCGGCCACGATGCAGTCGTGCCGGTCGGCGATCGCACGCACGTTCTCGTTGTAGATGGCGACCTTGCCGCGGAACGGGCGGAAGACCGGGGTGAAGCCCGTGTCGATCCCGGTGAAGAGCACGACCGCGGCGCCTGTGCGCGAGAGGCGCGTGACGGCGTCGTCGAGCATCGTCGCGATCTCGTCGGGGTCGGTTCCGGGGCGAATCACGTCGTTGCCCCCGGCACAGATCGACACGAGATCGGGGTTGAGGGCGACAGCCGGTTCGATCTGCTCGTCGCTGATCTGGCCGATCAGCTTTCCGCGCACGGCGAGGTTCGCATACGCGAAGTCGTCGACCTGTGACGCGAGCACCTCCGCGACGCGATCCGCCCATCCGCGCTGTCCGCCGGGGGCGGAGGGCTCGGGATCGCCGATTCCCTCGGTGAACGAGTCTCCGACGGCGACGAAGCGGCGCCACGGGTGCGGGGTGTCGTTCGCGACGAATGGGGTACGTGGTGCTTCCTGACCGGTCATCGGCAAGCCTCCTCGGGGCGTTTTCGCGGTGCGAGGGTGCCCGAACCGCGCCCACGAGCCTACCCTCTGGGGAGGGCCGCTCGACAGGTTCGTCGGTTGTCCGACGCCTCGTCTATCGTTGATGACGATGCTTTCTCCGTCCTTCCCCCAGCGCGCCCCGTGGGGTACTGCAGACAAGCTGAGGGCCTGGCAGAGGGAAGCGCTCGATGCATACTTCCAGGCTGATCAGCGCGACTTTCTGGTCGCGGCGACCCCGGGTGCAGGAAAGACGACCTTCGCTCTGACCCTCGCGGTGGAGCTGCTCCGGATCGGCGAGGTCGACCGTGTGATCGTGGTCGCTCCGACCGAGCACCTCAAGACCCAGTGGGCGGACGCCGCGGCCCGTGTCCACATCCGCCTGGACCCGCGTTTCCGGAACAGCCATTCGATGCCCGCCCGGCAGTACCACGGCGTTGTCGTGACATATGCGCAGGTCGCAGCGAAGTCCTACGTCCACCGCGTTCTGACCGAATCCGCCAAGACGCTCGTGATCCTCGACGAGGTGCACCACGGTGGCGATGCACTGAGCTGGGGTGACGCGATCCGCGACGCCTACGGACCCGCGCGGCGTCGTCTGCTGCTGTCGGGAACGCCGTTCCGCAGTGACACCGCCCCCATTCCCTTCGTCGAGTATCTGCCCGACGAGTCCGGCGCACGCGTGTCGAGCACGGACTACCGTTACGGCTACGGACGCGCACTCGCCGACGGCGTCGTGCGACCGGTGCTCTTCCACATGTACTCGGGCAAGATGCGCTGGCGCACGAGCGCGGGCGATGAGCTCGAGGCGCACCTCGGGCAGGACAACACGAAAGACGTCAACTCCCAGGCGTGGCGCACGGCGCTCGATCCGGCAGGGGAGTGGATGCCCGCGGTGCTCTCCGCCGCCGATCGACGTCTGACCGAGATCCGACACCATGTGCCCGATGCGGGTGGCCTGGTCATCGCTACCGACCAGACCGCTGCGCGCGCCTATGCCGTTCTGCTGCGCGAGCTGACGGGCGAACGGGCGACGGTCGTGCTCTCCGACGAGGCCGAGGCGTCGTCACGCATCGAGCAGTTCAGCGCGAACACGAGCCGCTGGATGGTCGCGGTGCGGATGGTGTCCGAAGGCGTCGATGTCCCGCGACTCGCGGTCGGCGTGTACGCGACCTCCTCCTCGACGCCGCTGTTCTTCGCGCAGGCCATCGGCCGCTTCGTGCGGGCCCGTCGTCGCGGTGAAGCCGCCAGCGTGTTCCTGCCCAACGTGCCGGTGCTGATGACGCTCGCGAACGAGATGGAGAAGCAGCGCGATCATGCGCTTGATCGTCAGACGAAGGATGACGACGGTCTCGAGGACTCGCTGCTGGACGCGGCCAATCGCGAGGACGACGCATCCGACGCCCTGACCGAGGAGTTCAGCTATCAGGCGATCTCCTCCCTGGCACACTTCGATCGTGTCGTCTTCGACGGCAAGGACTTCGGACAGCTCGCCGAACCGGGCACGCCCGAAGAAGAGGAGTTCATCGGGTTCCCCGGTCTTCTTGAGCCGGAGCACGTCCACGAACTGCTCATGCAACGGCAGGCGCGACAGGGCAAGCTCCGCGCCGCCCGTGAGGCGACAGAACCGGCGCCGACGACGACCCTGCCCGAACCGCTGCACCGCACGCTGCGCGAGCAGCGGCAGCTGCTGAACAGTCTGGTCGGCGTCTACGCGCGGCAGACCGGCGATCCGCACGGGGCTGTCCACGCCGAGCTGCGTCGCCTCTGCGGCGGACCCGCCGTCGCACAGGCGACCGTCGCGCAGCTGCAGGCGCGAATCGACCTGCTCCGACGCCGCGTCCGCAGCTGATCGGCGGCTGCCTTCGGAACCCCGAAATGCTGGCAATCCGGGTGCGGATGGGGTCCTCGTGGTGAGCCTTCACTAGCGTGGAACAGTTGTCCGCTTCCTGGAGGTCCCGATGAATCCCCCCGCCACCCCGACGCCTTCTGATCGGCGCCGCTGGGCACGCTACCTGGTCGAGGAGCGCGCCGAACGGCGCGTGTACGAGCGCCTCGCCGAGCGTCGCGAAGGTGAGGAGCGCGAGATCCTGCTCTCGCTCGCAGAGGCTGAGCGCCGTCACGAGCAGCACTGGCTCGAACTTCTCGGTGAGGAACCCGCGCGACTGCCGAAGGCGGGGCTCTCCTCTCGGGTGCTGGGGTGGATGGCTGGCCGGTTCGGATCGATCTTTGTCCTCGCCCTGGCGCAGAGCGCGGAAGCCCGCTCTCCCTATGACGCCGAGATCTATGCCACTCCCGCGATGCGCGCCGATGAGAAGGTGCACTACGAGGTCGTGCGGGGATTGGCCGCCCGCGGGCGCCGACGACTCTCCGGCTCGTTCCGCGCCGCCGTCTTCGGTGCGAACGACGGTCTGGTGAGCAACCTGGCACTCGTGATCGGCATCGGTGCGACGGGCGCGAGCTCCGCGTTCGTTCTGTTCAGTGGCATCGCAGGACTGCTGGCCGGCGCGCTCTCCATGGGCGCGGGCGAGTTCGTCTCGGTGCGCTCCCAGCGTGAGCTTCTCGCGGCGACGGAGGCCGATGGAGCGGCCGAACTGCGGGCGGGCGATCTCGACATCGACGAGAACGAACTCGCGCTCGTCTACCGGGCACGCGGCGACGATGAGACGCAGTCCCTCGAGCGTGCACGACGCGTCGTGGCGGCGGCCAAGGCCGGCGCGAGGAGGGCCGCGACAGGGCCCGTGCGCACGCACGGCGTCGGCGTGGCGGAGGTCGTCGGCAGCGACTGGGGCGCCGCAGCGTCGAGCTTCCTTCTTTTCGCATCCGGGGCGATCATCCCCGTGCTGCCGTGGATCTTCGGGTTGGAGGGCGCGACCGCTGTCATCCTGGCTCTCGTCCTCGTGAGCGTCGCTCTCCTGACGACGGGAGCGGCTGTCGGCATCCTCTCCGGCGGTCCGCCCTTGCAGCGTGCTCTGCGCCAGTTGGCGATCGGCTTGGGCGCGGCTCTCATCACCTACGGGCTGGGGCTGATCTTCGGCGTCGACGTCGCCTAGCCGCACAGACGCCGATAGTCTCGAAGCACGATCCGCGCGAGAGGGCACCCTGTGAGCACACGCACCGTCACCGTTCCGAATGATGCGTCGGCGGCTGTCATCGCCCGCAACGCTGTCACGGTCCTTGGCGCTGGGGACGGCCCCACTCTCGTCTTCGCTCATGGATACGGCAATGAGCAGTCCGCGTGGCGTCGTATCGCGGAGCGTTTAGCTGAGACGCACCGCGTCGTCCTCTTCGACTATGTCGGCTCGGGCCGCAGTGACCTGCGCGCGTACGACGAGAAGCGCTACGACTCGCTCGAGGGATACGCCGACGATCTGATCGAGGTGATGGACGCGGTCGAGGCGAAGGATGCTGTCCTCGTCGCGCACTCCGTCAGCGGCATGATCGGGGCCTTGGCCTCGATCCGTCGCCCGGACCTCTTCCGCCGCGTGATCATGATCTGTCCCTCGCCGCGCTACGTCGACGACGGCGACTACGTCGGAGGGTTCAGCCGTGAAGACGTGCTCGGTCTCCTCGGAGCGATCGAGGCGAACCAGCCCGCCTGGGCGGCCTCCCTCGCTCCGGCAGTGACCGCACGGGACGACCGCCCAGATGTCGTGGACCGCGTCCGCGGCTTCTTCGCCGCAACGCCCGAACGCGTCGCGGTGCACTTCGCGCGTGTGGTGTTCTTCAGCGACGTACGGCATCGTCTCCGCGAGGTCACCGTGCCCGTGACCATCGTCCAGTCCGAGGGAGACATCATCTGCCCGCCGCACATCGGCGGGTATCTGCGCGATCACATCCAGGGGAGTGAACTCGTGCAGCTCGAGACGGCCGGGCACTTCGTCCATCTGACGGAGCCCGATCTCGTGGTCGAGCTGATCCAGGATCGGCTGTGACCGACGACCGCACTCAGGTAGGACTGTCGCATGACCTCCTGGATGCTGCGCCCGTCGCCATCCTCACGATGGAGCTTCGGGGCACGATCCTCGCGCACAACGCTCCGACGGCGCGGTGGCTCGGAGACGATGAAGGCCTGATCGGCAGCAATCTCGTCGATCTGCTGACGCCTGCTTCGCGCCTCCTCTACGAGACACAGGTGGTGCCGCGCCTGGTGGAAACAGGGCACGTACGGGCGCTCACACTGGAGGTACGCACACGTTCGGGGGAGAAGCGCCCCATGCTCGTCAACGCGAATCTCCGCCAGCGCGATACACCGACTCCGGTCGTCCACATCGCCGCGTTCGATGCGACCGCGCGGGTCGAGTTCGAGCAGGAACTCGTCCAGACCCGCCGTGAAGCCGCCGTCGCGCACCGCGCCCTGAGCTTGCTGCAGGAGGCGACGAGCCGGCTCGCGCTGGCGGGCGGAAGCGACGACCTCGGTGAGATTCTCGCTGACAGCGCCGGTACCGCCCTTCAGGCGCGGTGGACGGAGGTACGACTGCAGGAGAATACGGGCGGCGATGCTGTCGGCGCCGCGACGCTCCGACGGTGGGGGCAGGCGCCACCCAGCGTGGGAGTGGCGCCGGACGAGGCGTTCTCGTCAGACACTCTGATCTGCCGTGATCTCACCGAGATCGCGGCAGAGAAGCCCCAACGTGCAGCGGCCCTCACGAAGGATGGCGTGGAGGCACTCCTGGTCGTCCCGATCATGCGCGAGCGACAGGACGGGCGCACCGTGCTGGGCGACATCCGCTGCTGGTTCGGGCGACCGCGCACTCTCGGAAGCGAAGAGGTGGAGACCCTGCACGCGTTGGCAGCGCAGGCAGAGCGCGTGCTGGATCACCTGCGCCTGCAGGACCGCTTGAGACACATCGCACTTCACGACGCTCTGACCGGGCTTCCGAATCGAATGCTGTTCCAAGACCGGCTCGCCGAGACTCTCGCGCACAGTGGGACGAGAGAGGAGCCCTGCGCGGTACTCTTCATCGATCTCGACGGCTTCAAGCAGATCAACGACGCACGCGGCCACGGGGTGGGGGACGAGGTGCTGCGCACCGTCAGCACGCGCTTGCGGAACGCATGCCGTCAGAGCGACGTCGTGGCGAGGCTCGGTGGAGACGAGTTTCTCATCCTGCTCGAGGATATGACGCTGGAGGATGCGCGGAGTCTGGCCGAGCGCGTGCGCGCCGCGGTGCGGATGCCCCTCGATGGTCCGGCCTCCGGTATGCCGCTCTCGGCGAGCGTCGGCGTACTTGGCTGGAATCCGCGCGACGGTGTGCGCGCCCCGAGTGCGGCGGAGTTCATCGCTGCCGCGGACGCCCTCATGTACGAGGTGAAACGCGATGGCAAGGACGGCGTGCTGGCCCGCGGATGGAGCGCCTAGGGACGAAAGCCTGTGCGAGACGAAGAGCCGACCGTGGAAACAGAGAAGGCCGGTTCTTTCGAACCGGCCTTCTCGATCTGTGCGCGGAGGGGGACTTGAACCCCCACGCCCTTGCGAGCACTACGACCTCAACGTAGCGCGTCTACCATTCCGCCACCCGCGCAGATCTTTTTCGTTGTTTCCAACGAAGATCGAGATTAGCACGATCTCCGAGGCCTCACGAACCGGGACGCACGCCCGGGCGCGTCGCCGCGATTCGATAGCCTGGGGTCATGCCTGACTCTGCGTCCGATCTACCCGAAGTCGTTCGTGTCGCCGCGGACCTCATCCGGTTCGACACCTCGAACTTCGGCGGCGGCAACGCCAAGGGCGAGCGGGAAGCCGCAGAGTACGTCGGCGCCTACCTCGAGTCACTTGGTCTGGTTCCGGAGTACTTCGAACCGGTCCCTCGGCGCACGAACGTCATGGCGCGTGTTCCGGGACGCAATCGCGACAAGCCGGCGCTCGTGGTGCACGGGCACCTCGATGTCGTTCCGGCGATGGCCGAGGACTGGAGCGTCGACCCCTTCGCGGGAATCGTGCGTGACGGCATGCTCTGGGGTCGCGGGGCCGTCGACATGAAGAACATGGATGCGATGATCCTCACGGCCGTCGCTGACCTGCTGCGCGCGGGGGAGCAGCCCGAGCGTGACCTGATCCTGGCGTTCTTCGCCGACGAGGAGAACGGCGGGGTCGAGGGCTCGGCGCTCGTGGTTCGCGAGCGCCCGGAGTGGTTCGCGGGTGCGACAGAGGCGATCAGCGAGGTCGGCGGCTACTCGATCTCCGTCGACGGCCATCGCGCGTATCTCCTGCAGGTCGGGGAGAAGGCGCTCCTGTGGATCCGTCTCGTCGCCCGCGGTCGCGCCGGGCACGGCAGCCGCCTGCACCCCGACAACGCGGTGACGCGGCTTTCCGAAGCCGTCGCGGCCATCGGTCGGACGCACTGGCCGGTGCGGCTGACCGACACGACGCGACAGCTTCTCGAGGGACTCAGCGCGCTTTCCGGGCGTTCCGCGGAGGATCCGGATGCCCTGGCTTCCGCCGCGGGGCCCGCGGAGGCCTTCCTTCGCTCCAGCTTCCGCACCACGACGAACCCGACAGCTCTGACGGCCGGGTACAAGCACAACGTGATCCCCGAGCGCGCCGAGGCGCTCATCGACGTTCGCGTGCTGCCCGGCACAGAGGATGCCGTTCTCGCTCAGCTGCAGGAGAT
The DNA window shown above is from Microbacterium keratanolyticum and carries:
- a CDS encoding acetyl/propionyl/methylcrotonyl-CoA carboxylase subunit alpha, encoding MTHTPLFDTVLVANRGEIARRIIRTLRALGIRSVAVYSDGDATAPHVREADVAVRLGPDPATSSYLRIDAVIAAAQRHGAQAIHPGYGFLSENAAFADACAAAGIVFIGPSATALEIMGDKATARAHVMARGVPVAPGFSAVGLRDDEIAARAAEVGYPLLVKPSAGGGGKGMEIAQDAATLQAALDSARRIAAAAFGDDSLVLERLVARPRHIEVQVFGDQHGTVIALGERECTLQRRHQKVIEEAPSAGLPAATRDALLAQAVRAAESVDYVGAGTVEFLVDADDPATFFFIEMNTRLQVEHPVTEEVTGLDLVELQLLVAAGRPLPERATAPVMQGHAVEARVYAEAPARGFLPSLGTIVQLTAPAGVRVDSAVETGSTVSGAYDPMIAKIIAYAPDRRTALERLDAALAQTVVLGVDTNIAFLRQLCQNERVREGDIDTGLIETLLPIAPSAATAAMLAAAAGVTSGPPSSTHVSALWAERPGWRLGRAEPRAARWFRTDDDEVFEVPENADTSGATAAVDADGAVWVSAGGDSIRLRPIDRAGRFRLRRAAMTRQDAAHDPLCRAPMPGTVVALHVSDGAVVRTGDRLVSIEAMKMEHPVLAPRDGTVSLLVAVGDQVRREQSVARIVAPEEPSASDPEAPDSYKEHLS
- a CDS encoding acyl-CoA dehydrogenase family protein, whose translation is MNDLSSEERELAGLVREFADTVVAPQSYEADRTHTLSMDVVRQMGEIGLFGLPFPEEYGGQGGDYFALCLAIEALGRVDQSIAITLEAGVSLGAMPIFRFGTEEQKQEYLPDLLSGHALAGFGLTEPEAGSDAGATRTTAREDGGEWVIDGTKQFITNSGTPITRFVTVTAVTGQQDGRKEISTIIVPNGTPGFTVEPAYDKVGWNASDTHPLTLDGVRVPQENLLGVRGEGFRNFLSILDEGRIAIAALATGAAEGCLEEATRYAQSRTVFGAALSTRQNAQFTLARMAARVHTARLAWHHAARLRDAGESFAVASAIAKLVAGEAAMDNARDATQILGGNGFMNEFTAARHYRDSKILEIGEGTTEVQLLVIARALGVA
- a CDS encoding MaoC family dehydratase, with protein sequence MNAQVETPGPDIVQRGLYFEEFVVGARYLHRPGRTATEADNVLFTTLTMNTQALHLDAAFAATQEPYRERLMNSMWTLSTMVGASVAQLTQGTLVAQLGLGDVRFPHPLLQGDTLYTESVITEKRLSASRPGQGICTIAHTGRNQDGTVVATASRTVLVLCRPDPGK
- a CDS encoding HpcH/HpaI aldolase/citrate lyase family protein; translation: MSPSFALGPALLFCPADRPERYASALTKADGAIIDLEDAVLPAAKAAARRALVDADLDPERVIVRVNGTDSDEFAADLAALAETRIRTVMVAKAEDASALDAFGGRYDLIALCETARGVQAAPELARHPRVTALMWGAEDLVASLGGTSSRNADGRYRDVARVARAQVLLAAGAAGIAAIDAVHLDIGDVSGLAREAADAAASGFGATACIHPQQVAVIREAYRPDPQLVTWAQGVLASAEGERGVFRYDGRMIDEPVLRHARSILQRAADGTV
- a CDS encoding histidine phosphatase family protein is translated as MTFFALVRHGQTAWNFDRRIQGLTDIPLNETGLADARRAADTLRGETFDAVITSPLLRAQQTAEVIASELSLPAPVIAPTLHERAFGEAEGILVQEFLDRYGDWHAEVPGAESFDEVRERALAALDEIARRARARTAPRAPRLIVVTHGGLIRSLVHHASKGTIPAHGSRLLNGSVHRFVADTAGVHLLASDLGQSEELIGV